The Deltaproteobacteria bacterium sequence AGAGGCACCGCCCCTACGAAAACGAGGAAACATCAGAATTGCATCCAGTGATGGTACAGTTAATTTTTCGATATCCCTTAAGATTGAGAGGAGGAAGAGAAAAACTTGGAAACACAAAAATTTCAAAACACAAAAATCCTCATCACCGGCGCTTCCATGGGCATAGGCCGTGAGCTGGCGCTGGCCTTTGCGGAAGAAGGGGCCCAGTGTATTCTGGTGGCGAGGTCGGCGGATAAGCTGGAGCAGGTGGCTAAGGAAATCAAAGCCGTGCGGGCCCCGGAGGCCCTGGTTTTGGAAGCCGATGTCTGCAGGGCTGAAGATCAAAAGAAAATTTTGGAAGCGGTCTCCAAGAAATTTGAGCATCTGGATATTCTCATCCACAATGCCGGCAAGGGGGTTTACAGTTTCATCGAACATCTTCCTGTAGAAGAAGCGCGGACTTTGATGGAACTCAATTTCTTTGCGCCCTTGATTTTGACGCAGCTCTTTTTACCGCTTCTGAAAAAATCCCAATCCTCCAAAAAACAGATTATTCATATTTCATCCATTGCCGGACGCCTCAGCATCCCCAAGATGGGCATTTATTCGGCCTCCAAATTTGCCTTGAATGCCTTGGGCGACGCCCTACGCATTGAACTCAAAAAGGAGAAGATCC is a genomic window containing:
- a CDS encoding SDR family NAD(P)-dependent oxidoreductase, producing METQKFQNTKILITGASMGIGRELALAFAEEGAQCILVARSADKLEQVAKEIKAVRAPEALVLEADVCRAEDQKKILEAVSKKFEHLDILIHNAGKGVYSFIEHLPVEEARTLMELNFFAPLILTQLFLPLLKKSQSSKKQIIHISSIAGRLSIPKMGIYSASKFALNALGDALRIELKKEKIHVLSVYPGVTDTPFSTHASSIDGRPESFATPGQGMSAALVAKKILNAACRKKRDEFISFQNRLLASIHHHFPKFTDWMLRKFVQ